The Meles meles chromosome 12, mMelMel3.1 paternal haplotype, whole genome shotgun sequence genome includes a window with the following:
- the MMP17 gene encoding matrix metalloproteinase-17 isoform X1, giving the protein MGRRAVPGPGPSPPRPRLPPLPLLLLALAARGTWGAPAHRAEDLSFGVDWLSRFGYLPPADPTTGQLQTQEELTKAIAAMQRFGGLEATGILDEATLALMKTPRCSLPDLLAAAPARRRRQAPAPTTWNRRSLSWRVRTFPRDSPLGRDTVRALMHYALKVWSDITPLNFHEVAGSAADIQIDFSTADHNDAYPFDGPGGTVAHAFFPGDHHAAGDAHFDDDEPWAFRSSDAHEMDLFAVAVHEFGHAIGLSHVAATSSIMQPYYQGPVGDPLHYRLPYEDRVRVWQLYGVRESVSPTAQPDTLEPEEPPLLPEPPDNRSNSPPRKDMPHRCSTDFDAVAQIRGEAFFFKGKYFWRRTRDGHLVSLRPAQMHRFWRGLPPRLDSVDAVYERASDHKIVFFKGDRYWVFKDNNVEEGYPRPVSDFGLPPGGVDAAFTWAHNDKTYFFKDELYWRFDEHTRRMDPGHPARSPPWRGIPRTLDDAMLWSDGAAYFFRGKEYWKVMDGELEAAPGYPQSTARDWLVCRDPQADPEAGGGEARAHAQPGQHGQSRAEDAFEVCSCTSAASLPAGASGPLLAASLLLPPSALWTAAQALAL; this is encoded by the exons gACTGGCTGAGCAGGTTCGGCTACCTGCCCCCTGCAGACCCCACAACAGGGCAGCTGCAGACACAAGAGGAGCTGACCAAGGCCATTGCGGCCATGCAGCGATTCGGAGGTCTGGAAGCCACTGGCATCCTGG ACGAGGCCACCCTGGCACTGATGAAGACCCCGCGGTGTTCCCTCCCCGACCTCCTGGCCGCAGCCCCAGCGCGAAGGAGGCGTCAGGCTCCAGCTCCGACCACGTGGAACAGAAGGAGTTTGTCCTGGAG gGTCCGCACATTCCCACGGGACTCGCCCCTGGGCCGCGACACGGTGCGGGCGCTCATGCACTATGCCCTCAAAGTCTGGAGTGACATCACACCCCTCAACTTCCACGAGGTGGCGGGCAGCGCAGCAGACATCCAGATCGACTTCTCCACGGCCGACCACAACGACGCCTACCCCTTTGACGGCCCCGGCGGCACTGTGGCCCACGCCTTCTTCCCCGGAGACCACCACGCCGCAGGGGACGCCCACTTCGATGATGACGAACCCTGGGCCTTCCGCTCCTCAG ATGCCCACGAGATGGACCTGTTTGCGGTGGCTGTCCACGAGTTTGGCCACGCCATTGGGCTGAGCCACGTGGCGGCCACAAGCTCCATCATGCAGCCCTACTACCAGGGCCCGGTGGGTGATCCTCTGCACTACCGGCTCCCCTACGAGGACAGGGTGCGGGTATGGCAGCTGTACG GCGTGCGGGAGTCTGTGTCCCCCACGGCGCAGCCAGACACCCTGGAGCCCGAGGAGCCTCCGCTCCTGCCAGAGCCCCCCGACAATCGGTCCAATTCCCC gcCCAGGAAGGACATGCCCCACCGCTGCAGTACGGACTTCGACGCGGTGGCCCAGATCCGCGGGGAGGCCTTTTTCTTCAAAG GAAAGTACTTCTGGCGACGGACGCGGGATGGGCACCTGGTGTCACTGCGGCCCGCGCAGATGCACCGGTTCTGGCGGGGTCTGCCGCCGCGCCTGGACAGCGTGGACGCTGTGTACGAGCGCGCCAGCGACCATAAAATCGTCTTCTTCAAAG GAGACAGATACTGGGTATTTAAGGACAATAACGTAGAGGAAGGATACCCACGGCCCGTCTCAGACTTCGGCCTCCCGCCGGGCGGCGTCGACGCTGCCTTCACCTGGGCCCACAATGACAAGACTTATTTCTTTAAGGACGAGCTGTATTGGCGCTTCGATGAGCACACACGGCGCATGGACCCCGGCCACCCCGCCCGGAGCCCCCCGTGGAGGGGCATCCCTCGCACTCTCGACGATGCCATGCTCTGGTCTGACG GTGCTGCTTACTTCTTCCGCGGCAAGGAGTACTGGAAGGTGATGGATGGTGAGCTGGAGGCAGCCCCCGGGTACCCGCAGTCCACGGCGCGGGACTGGCTGGTCTGCAGAGACCCGCAGGCGGACCCAGAGGCCGGGGGCGGAGAGGCCAGGGCCCACGCCCAGCCGGGACAGCACGGTCAGAGCCGCGCTGAGGATGCCTTTGAGGTCTGCTCCTGCACCTCGGCCGCCTCCCTTCCCGCAGGGGCCTCGGGCCCACTGCTGGCCGCCTCGCTGCTGCTGCCCCCAAGCGCCCTGTGGACCGCGGCCCAGGCCCTGGCGCTCTGA
- the MMP17 gene encoding matrix metalloproteinase-17 isoform X3, which translates to MGRRAVPGPGPSPPRPRLPPLPLLLLALAARGTWGAPAHRAEDLSFGVDWLSRFGYLPPADPTTGQLQTQEELTKAIAAMQRFGGLEATGILDEATLALMKTPRCSLPDLLAAAPARRRRQAPAPTTWNRRSLSWRVRTFPRDSPLGRDTVRALMHYALKVWSDITPLNFHEVAGSAADIQIDFSTADHNDAYPFDGPGGTVAHAFFPGDHHAAGDAHFDDDEPWAFRSSDAHEMDLFAVAVHEFGHAIGLSHVAATSSIMQPYYQGPVGDPLHYRLPYEDRVRVWQLYGVRESVSPTAQPDTLEPEEPPLLPEPPDNRSNSPPRKDMPHRCSTDFDAVAQIRGEAFFFKGKYFWRRTRDGHLVSLRPAQMHRFWRGLPPRLDSVDAVYERASDHKIVFFKGYQRCTTCPRQALTSGLPVSACEDDDALPGQPSGLRELGHLSHLWSGCLISTRVLRLLAGGPTPCQAQSRCSVNTREVGPAMARGWQQGEGRLEPAPRGVGRALAHGALSHPQETDTGYLRTIT; encoded by the exons gACTGGCTGAGCAGGTTCGGCTACCTGCCCCCTGCAGACCCCACAACAGGGCAGCTGCAGACACAAGAGGAGCTGACCAAGGCCATTGCGGCCATGCAGCGATTCGGAGGTCTGGAAGCCACTGGCATCCTGG ACGAGGCCACCCTGGCACTGATGAAGACCCCGCGGTGTTCCCTCCCCGACCTCCTGGCCGCAGCCCCAGCGCGAAGGAGGCGTCAGGCTCCAGCTCCGACCACGTGGAACAGAAGGAGTTTGTCCTGGAG gGTCCGCACATTCCCACGGGACTCGCCCCTGGGCCGCGACACGGTGCGGGCGCTCATGCACTATGCCCTCAAAGTCTGGAGTGACATCACACCCCTCAACTTCCACGAGGTGGCGGGCAGCGCAGCAGACATCCAGATCGACTTCTCCACGGCCGACCACAACGACGCCTACCCCTTTGACGGCCCCGGCGGCACTGTGGCCCACGCCTTCTTCCCCGGAGACCACCACGCCGCAGGGGACGCCCACTTCGATGATGACGAACCCTGGGCCTTCCGCTCCTCAG ATGCCCACGAGATGGACCTGTTTGCGGTGGCTGTCCACGAGTTTGGCCACGCCATTGGGCTGAGCCACGTGGCGGCCACAAGCTCCATCATGCAGCCCTACTACCAGGGCCCGGTGGGTGATCCTCTGCACTACCGGCTCCCCTACGAGGACAGGGTGCGGGTATGGCAGCTGTACG GCGTGCGGGAGTCTGTGTCCCCCACGGCGCAGCCAGACACCCTGGAGCCCGAGGAGCCTCCGCTCCTGCCAGAGCCCCCCGACAATCGGTCCAATTCCCC gcCCAGGAAGGACATGCCCCACCGCTGCAGTACGGACTTCGACGCGGTGGCCCAGATCCGCGGGGAGGCCTTTTTCTTCAAAG GAAAGTACTTCTGGCGACGGACGCGGGATGGGCACCTGGTGTCACTGCGGCCCGCGCAGATGCACCGGTTCTGGCGGGGTCTGCCGCCGCGCCTGGACAGCGTGGACGCTGTGTACGAGCGCGCCAGCGACCATAAAATCGTCTTCTTCAAAG GCTATCAGAGGTGCACCACGTGTCCACGTCAGGCCCTGACCAGTGgccttcctgtctctgcctgcgAAGACGACGACGCCCTGCCGGGTCAGCCTAGCGGCCTCCGGGAGTTGGGCCATCTGTCCCATCTGTGGAGCGGGTGCCTCATCAGCACCCGGGTCCTCAGGCTGCTGGCAGGTGGGCCGACCCCATgccaggcacagagcaggtgctcagtaaatacacGAGAGGTGGGGCCGGCGATGGCACGGGGCTGGCAACAGGGAGAGGGACGGCTGGAGCCTGCGCCCCGCGGGGTGGGCCGAGCTCTGGCCCACGGCGCTCTCTCTCACCCTCAGGAGACAGATACTGGGTATTTAAGGACAATAACGTAG
- the MMP17 gene encoding matrix metalloproteinase-17 isoform X2 has product MGRRAVPGPGPSPPRPRLPPLPLLLLALAARGTWGAPAHRAEDLSFGVDWLSRFGYLPPADPTTGQLQTQEELTKAIAAMQRFGGLEATGILDEATLALMKTPRCSLPDLLAAAPARRRRQAPAPTTWNRRSLSWRVRTFPRDSPLGRDTVRALMHYALKVWSDITPLNFHEVAGSAADIQIDFSTADHNDAYPFDGPGGTVAHAFFPGDHHAAGDAHFDDDEPWAFRSSGVRESVSPTAQPDTLEPEEPPLLPEPPDNRSNSPPRKDMPHRCSTDFDAVAQIRGEAFFFKGKYFWRRTRDGHLVSLRPAQMHRFWRGLPPRLDSVDAVYERASDHKIVFFKGDRYWVFKDNNVEEGYPRPVSDFGLPPGGVDAAFTWAHNDKTYFFKDELYWRFDEHTRRMDPGHPARSPPWRGIPRTLDDAMLWSDGAAYFFRGKEYWKVMDGELEAAPGYPQSTARDWLVCRDPQADPEAGGGEARAHAQPGQHGQSRAEDAFEVCSCTSAASLPAGASGPLLAASLLLPPSALWTAAQALAL; this is encoded by the exons gACTGGCTGAGCAGGTTCGGCTACCTGCCCCCTGCAGACCCCACAACAGGGCAGCTGCAGACACAAGAGGAGCTGACCAAGGCCATTGCGGCCATGCAGCGATTCGGAGGTCTGGAAGCCACTGGCATCCTGG ACGAGGCCACCCTGGCACTGATGAAGACCCCGCGGTGTTCCCTCCCCGACCTCCTGGCCGCAGCCCCAGCGCGAAGGAGGCGTCAGGCTCCAGCTCCGACCACGTGGAACAGAAGGAGTTTGTCCTGGAG gGTCCGCACATTCCCACGGGACTCGCCCCTGGGCCGCGACACGGTGCGGGCGCTCATGCACTATGCCCTCAAAGTCTGGAGTGACATCACACCCCTCAACTTCCACGAGGTGGCGGGCAGCGCAGCAGACATCCAGATCGACTTCTCCACGGCCGACCACAACGACGCCTACCCCTTTGACGGCCCCGGCGGCACTGTGGCCCACGCCTTCTTCCCCGGAGACCACCACGCCGCAGGGGACGCCCACTTCGATGATGACGAACCCTGGGCCTTCCGCTCCTCAG GCGTGCGGGAGTCTGTGTCCCCCACGGCGCAGCCAGACACCCTGGAGCCCGAGGAGCCTCCGCTCCTGCCAGAGCCCCCCGACAATCGGTCCAATTCCCC gcCCAGGAAGGACATGCCCCACCGCTGCAGTACGGACTTCGACGCGGTGGCCCAGATCCGCGGGGAGGCCTTTTTCTTCAAAG GAAAGTACTTCTGGCGACGGACGCGGGATGGGCACCTGGTGTCACTGCGGCCCGCGCAGATGCACCGGTTCTGGCGGGGTCTGCCGCCGCGCCTGGACAGCGTGGACGCTGTGTACGAGCGCGCCAGCGACCATAAAATCGTCTTCTTCAAAG GAGACAGATACTGGGTATTTAAGGACAATAACGTAGAGGAAGGATACCCACGGCCCGTCTCAGACTTCGGCCTCCCGCCGGGCGGCGTCGACGCTGCCTTCACCTGGGCCCACAATGACAAGACTTATTTCTTTAAGGACGAGCTGTATTGGCGCTTCGATGAGCACACACGGCGCATGGACCCCGGCCACCCCGCCCGGAGCCCCCCGTGGAGGGGCATCCCTCGCACTCTCGACGATGCCATGCTCTGGTCTGACG GTGCTGCTTACTTCTTCCGCGGCAAGGAGTACTGGAAGGTGATGGATGGTGAGCTGGAGGCAGCCCCCGGGTACCCGCAGTCCACGGCGCGGGACTGGCTGGTCTGCAGAGACCCGCAGGCGGACCCAGAGGCCGGGGGCGGAGAGGCCAGGGCCCACGCCCAGCCGGGACAGCACGGTCAGAGCCGCGCTGAGGATGCCTTTGAGGTCTGCTCCTGCACCTCGGCCGCCTCCCTTCCCGCAGGGGCCTCGGGCCCACTGCTGGCCGCCTCGCTGCTGCTGCCCCCAAGCGCCCTGTGGACCGCGGCCCAGGCCCTGGCGCTCTGA